The Pimelobacter simplex genomic sequence CGAGGCGGTAGGCGCGCACCAGCGCGCTCACCGCGACCCCGCGCTGAGCCAGGCGCCGCGCGTACTCGTAGGCGGCCGACGGCGGCTCGATCTTGTCGAGGGTGATGTCGTGGCGCAGCGAGTAGAGGATGTTCTCGATGTTGCCCTCGATGCTGGCGTAGAGCAGCTCGATGATCGCGGCGTCGCCGTCGAGCTCCTCGATCCGGGTCGAGAGCCGGTCGCGCAGGGCGCCGGTGAGATCGGGGAGGCGCTGCTGGAGCGCCGCGGCGACCGTCTCGACCAGGTCGCCGGGAGCCTCACCCATGGCCGCAGTGTGGCAGATCGAGCTCGCGCAGCAATCCCTTGACGAGCTTGCCGACGGAGTTCTTCGGCAGCTCGGCGAGCACCTCGACCCGGGCGGGCACCTTGTAGCGGGCCAGCGACGCCGCGCAGTGGGCGAGCAGCTCGTCGGCGCTCGCCGTCCGGCCGGGGCGGGTGGCGACGTACGCGACGGGGACCTCGCCGAGCACCGGGTCGGGCCGGCCCACGACGGCCGCCTCGAGGACCGCGGGATGGCCGTAGAGGCACTCCTCGATCTCCTTGGGGTAGATGTTCTCGCCGCCACGGATGATGAGGTCCTTGATCCGGTCGACGATGCGCAGGTAGCCGTCCTCGTCGACGATCCCGACGTCCCCGGTGTGCAGCCAGCCGTCGCGCACCGTCCGGGCCGTCTCCTCGGGCCTGCCGAGGTAGCCGCGCATCACGTTGGCGCCGCGGATCACCACCTCGCCGCGCTGGCCCGGCGGCAGCGGGTCGCCGGCCGCGGAGACGACGGCGACCTCCTGGCCGGGCAGCGCGATCCCGACGGTGCCGGGCTTGCGGACACCGTCGACCGGGTTGATCGTCGAGGCGACGCTGCCCTCGGAGAGTCCGTAGCCCTCGACGACCGGGATGCCGAAGCGCTCCTCGAAGCGGGTGATCAGCTCGGCCGGCATGGGCGCCGCGCCGCACACGGCGAAGCGCAGCGACGAGGTGTCGTGGGTCCACGCGGTGCGTGCGTCGAGGACGGCGTAGATCGTCGGCACCGCCGAGAAGTACGTCGGCCGGTGGGTCTCGACGAGCCCCCAGAAGGTGTCGGGCGAGAACCGTGGCGCCACCACGACGTCCCCGCCGGCCCGCAGCGGTGAGAGCACGCTGGCGATCAGGCCGTTGGCGTGGAACAGCGGCAGGACCAGCAGGCTCGTGTCGGCGGGGGAGAGCGCGAAGTGCTCGACGAGGGAGGCACTCATCGCGTCGAGGTTCGCGTGGTCGAGCAGCACGCCCTTGGGACGACCCGTCGTGCCGCTCGTGTAGATGACCAGCGCGAAGTCGCCCGGCTGGGCCACGGGACCGGCCGCGCCGTCGTCGGTGGCGGACGCGGTGGCGGGCGCGTGCACCGTCGCCGCGTCCACCCAGGCGATGCCGAGGGAGGCGGCCAGGTCCCGGGCCCGCTCGTCACCGACGAGGACGGCCGCGGCCGAGTCCTCGAGCTGGTAGCGGGCCTCGTCGTCGGTCAGCACCGGGTTGATCGGCGTGAGCGCGGAACCGCCGTACCAGGCGGCGAACTGGGTGGTGACGATCTCCGCGCAGTTCGGCAGCATCACCGCGACCAGGTCGCCCGGCGCCACGCCCAGGCCGGCGAACCGGTGGGCGAGGCGTCGTACGGCGTCGGCGAAGGCGGCGTTGTCGAGCGAGCGCTCCCCGTCGCGGAGGCAGGCCCCGGTGGGGTCCTGCGCGGCGCGGTCGAAGGGGATCCGGGCGAGCGCGCTCATGCCGTGACCTCGGGGGAGCCGAGCGCGGGGTGGTACTGCGGGTGGCGCCAGGTGACGTCGGTCGGGACCGGGCCGTCGGGCAGCCAGGGCTGGGCGTCCACGCAGTCGCGCACCCGCCAGGTGCCCCGCTCGACGACGCCGAGGGCGGCGTCCATGACGAAGTAGGCTTGGGTGGGCTTGTGGATCGGCTGCGACTCGACCCAGACCACCACGAACTCGCCGGGCTCGAAGCCGATCCGGCGCTGGATCGCGTTGATGAGCTGGTCGTCGTGCAGGTGGCCGTCGCCGAAGTTCCAGCCGATGACCGCGTTGCAGCAGAACTCCGCCTCGCGCAGCGAGTAGGTCTCGTACTCGTCGCCCAGGTAGTTCTGCAGCACCGAGAACAGGCCGCGGCCCTGGCTGTGCATCGAGCGCCAGCTCAGCGTCATCTGCATCGTCATCTCGGCGACGTCGGGGTCGTAGCCCATGCCGTCGACGAGCTGGTCGATCTGGTTCTTCGCGGGCTTCTTGAGCTGGTTGAGCTTGGCCTCGGCACCGGGCTTGAAGGCCCAGGTCGCGGACGCCCAGTTGCCGGCGTACTGCCGCATGGAGGGCAGGAACGAGACCAGGTCGGGGCGCAGGTTGCCGAGCACGGGGAAGAAGAACAGCGCGACGACGAGCACCGGCAGCAGCCACGGCTCGCTGAGGTCGGTGATCGCGTAGCCGTCGCCCGCGAAGTGGCCCGCGAACAGGAACACGGCGATGTAGGCGAAGAGGATGTTCCACTCCAGCGGCACCGCGAGCGGGAACGTCTGGGTGATGAAGAGGTGGAAGAGCACCATCGCGCCCACGGCGAGCAGGGTGAGCGGCCAGCTCGTGCTGAACAGCAGCACCAGCGGCACGACGAGCTCGGCGGTCGTGCCGAGCACGTGCGCCATGAACCACGCGACCTTTGACGGCTTCAGGTCGCCGGGCAGCGAGCGGTAGTGGGCGCGCTTGACCCACTTCGGCGTGAAGGGCGCGTTGGAGACCATCGGCGGGACGACGTTCTCGAAGTGCGGGTTCATCTTGGAGATCGCGGCACCGACCCAGACGATGACGATGATCAGCTTGGCCGCGACGATGAAGTCGGTGAACGTGAGGATCGAGCCCACGGCCGACGAGACCAGCAGGATCGGCAGGTACTGCTCCCCGCGGGCGGCGAGGAAGAGCGTCTTGTCGCGCAGGCCGCAGAGTACGAGCAGCACGGCCGGGACCAGCATCAGGACGGGGTCGACCATCGCGAACGGGATGCCGTCGATCGTCGCGGGGCCGGCGAAGGCGGCGTACAGCAGGCTGCCGAGGCAGGCGAGGTAGAGCAGGACGTCGAACGGCGTGCGGTTGTCACCGGACGTGAGCGGCACCTTGCCGGGCCACGGGGGGAGCCGGATGGTGTCCGGGCGGGCCCAGTAGCTGATGCCACCGGTCATCGGCTTGAAGTGCGCGGCCAGCGGGCCCCAGGTGCCGCCGATCCCGAAGAGCTCGAGGAAGACCGTCCACAGCACGAGCTTCTGGTAGATCACCGGCTGGTCCCACCACTGCCCGACGTCGAGGGGACCGCCGACGTCCGAGGTCAGCGTCGCGAGCGCGACACCGCCACCGATGTAGAGCACGAGCAGCTTCACGATGTAGATCGTGTGCACCATCTTGGGGGTGCCGAAGCCGTACTCGCTCCAGAAGGTGGCGAGCACGCGGATCCGCTCCTGGCGGGGGCGGGTCAGGAACTCCGCCGGCTCGACCGGCGGGACGTCGGGGGTGAGGAATGGCATCGGTCTGGCTCCTTCGTGGGGACGGGTCGCTCGGCGGCCCGCGATGAAGGTAGGTCCGCGGATGTGGCGGGGGTCACGGCCGCGACGACCGAAGATCGCGGCGTCCTTCGTCCGCCGCGGACAAGCGTTGCTACGTTCGCCGCCATGACGGCGAACGAACGGCGGGCGCCCTGGCGCGCCCCGGACGAGCTCGACGCCGGCCGGCGCGCCCTGTACGACGCGATCGTCGGCGGCGACCGGGGCCGGGACCCCGCGTTCGCCCTGACCGACGCGGACGGCCGCCTCGAAGGTCCCTTCGACGCGATGCTGCTCGCCCCGGAGAGCGGGGCCGCGGTCCAGGAGCTCGGGGCCGCGCTGCGCTACCGGACGTCGCTGAGCGGGCGGGAGCGGGAGATCGCGATCCTCGCCGTCGCCCACGCCCACCGCAGCGACTTCGAGGTCTGGGCGCACGAGCGGGTGGCCCGGCGCAGTGGGCTGAGCGAGGCCGAGCTCGCGGACCTCCGGGCGGGCCGGGCGGCCGGTACGTTCGGCGCCGAGGAGGCCCAGGTGCACGCCGTGGTCACGGCCCTCGTCGCCACCCGCGACCTCGACGACGCGACCTTCCGCGCGGGCGAGGCGGCCCTCGGGTCCGCGCGGCTCGCCGAGCTGGTCACGCTCGTCGGGTACTACGAGATGCTCGCGCTCAGCCTGCGCGTCTGGCGGGTCCCGCTGCCGGAGACGCCGGACGTCTAGCGTTGCTCCATGGCGACTCCCACCGTCCCCGTGCCCGCGCTGCGCGACCACGCCACCCGGCTCCGCGCCGCGGCCGGCCTCGACGAGGCGCCGATCGCGTCCGCCGCGGGCCTCTGGCTGCTGCTCGCCTCGGTCGCCGAGGTCGTCGAGCCGCCCGACCGCGCCGTGCTGGAGGACGTGCTCGGGGTGGGTGCCGCCGAGGCGACGGCGCTGGCGACCGCGCTGCTCGCCGACCCGCACCCGGCGGTCGGGGCGGCGCTCGGCGGGTGGCTCAAGCCCGGGCTGACGCTGGCGCGGGCGCTGCCCGGGCCGGTCGCGGTCGAGCCGCTGCCGGGCCAGGACGTGCTCGACGCCTGGGCCGCCGCGCACACCCGGGGCCTGATCGAGAGGTTCCCCGTCGAGGTGGACGAGCGCACGCTCCTGCTGCTCGCCTCGGCCCTGGTCACCGAGCCGCGCTGGCGCCGCCGGCTGGGCACGGACGCCGACGGCCTGCTCCTGCTCGACGGCGAGCTGCAGGCGATCGTGGCGACCGAGGCCGCCGGACCGGTCGCGGTGGCGAGCCCGCCGAGCGGCGACGACATCGACGTGCTGAGTGTGATCGCGGCGCCGGAGGTCCCGGCCGCCGACGTCTGGCAGGCCGTCGACGAGGTCGTCGCGCGCCACCTCGGCGGGACGCTCGCGCACGGCGACTGGCCGGCCGGTGCGCTCGCCGACGGGCACGCCTGGCGGGTCACCGAGGGCACCGAGCGGTTCGAGGCGTGGGGCGCGCCCGAGGACGGCGCCGAGGTGTGGACCGGGCGGCTCCCGGCCTGGAAGGCCGAGGCCGAGCACGACCTGACCGAGGCGCCCGGGGTGGCCGAGACCGGCCGGGGGCTGGGCGCGCTGCTGCCGCCCGAGGCGACCGCGCGCGGCATCGACCTGCAGTGCGTGCAGGCCGCCACCGCGTCGTACGACGCCGACGGGTTCCGGGCCGCGGCGGTCACGGCGATGTCGGTGCGCGCCGCCGGCATGCCGTCGTACGTCGAGCGCCGGGTGGCGCGGGTGACGGTCACCTACGACCGCCCCCACGCGCTCGTCGCGCTCGCCCGCGGCGGGGCCTGGGAGGGCGTCCCGCTCTTCCACGCGTGGGTCCGGCCGTGAGCGGGTGATCAGAGCCGCGCGCCACCTGCGCGCGACGCTCCCGCGCTGCGGGAGCAGGTGACCGGCACGGCCCCGCCGTGCCCTGTGATGTGCCTCACTCCGGCGCCGCCGGAGGTGCGCCGAGCCGTCTGCTCGGCCTCCCGGAAGGAATCTCACGATGGTCACCGCCCACGACAGCGCCCTGCCGCCGTCCGCCGCCCCTGGCGCTCCCGGAGCCCCGGAGCAGTGGACGCCGCGCCTGGTGTTCTCCCTCGTCTCGATCGTGCTCCTGCTGGAGATGCTCACGATCAGCTACCTGATGATCGCCATGGCGCTCCCGACGATCACCACGCACTACCAGACCAGCCAGGGCGCCTGGCTCCTCACGGCGTTCTTGCTGCTCGGGGCCGTCGCGGCGCCCCTGGTCGGCCGGCTGGCGGACCTGCACGGCAAGCGCCGGATGCTGCTCGTCTGCGTCGCCGGCTCGGCGCTCGGCTCGCTGCTCTCTGCGGTGGCGACGAGCTACGGCGTCCTCATCGCGGGCCGCGCCCTGTCCGGCCTGCTGGTCCCGTGCCTGTTCCTGAGCTACTCGCTCATCCGCGACGTCTTCCCGGCCCGTACGGTCGCGCTCGCGGTGAGCGTGGCCACCAGCGGCATGGGTCTCGTCGCGATCCCCGCGCCGTTCCTGACCGGTTGGCTCATCGACGACCACGGCTTCCGCAGCATCTTCTGGTTCTCGCTGATCGGCCTGGTCGTGCTCGGCGCGATGATCGCGGTGTCCACCGACGAGTCGCCGGTCCGCTCCCGGGCGCGCCTCGACCTGCTGGGCGCGGTCCTGCTGGGCGGCGGCATCGCCGGCATCCTGGTCGCGGTGAGCTTCGGTCCCACCTGGGGCTGGACCTCCGGCCGCACGCTCGGCTACCTCGTCGCGGGCGTCGTCCTCGTCGCGGCCTGGCTGCTCTCGGCACGCACCATCACCGAGCCGCTCATCGACATCGACGTGCTGCGCCGCCGCCCGGTCCTGCTGACCACCATCAGCGCCGGCTTCGTCTACGGCTCCAGCGCGCTGTTCACCATGCTGCTGCCGATGATCGCGATGACGCCGGCCGTGCTCGGCCTCGGCTACGGCTTCGGCCTCACCGCCGAGGGATTCGCCGTCTTCCAGGCGCCGATCGGCGCGATGGTCATGGTCGGCGGCCTCGTCGTGGGCCTGCTCGTCGGCCGCCGGATGCGCCCCCAGCCGCTGCTCGTCGCGGGACTGCTCATCATGGCCGCCGGCTTCGCGGCCGTCGGTGTCGCGCACGACGGCAAGGGCCTGCTCATCGTGCTGGCCGGTGTCTTCGGCTTCGGGCAGGGCCTCGGGTACGCCGCCATCCCGAACCTGCTCATCGCCGCGGTGCCGCCGCAGCTGCAGGCCTCGACGGCGAGCATCGTGGGCGTCTTCCAGAGCGCGTTCCCGGCCATCCTCCCGGTCGTGGTGTTCGCGGTCCTGAACAACTCCTACGTCGCGCCGCTGCCGCCCGAGATGACCGGGGGAGCGGTGCTCTACACGAACGACGGCTACCTCGTCGCGTTCTCGATCAGCGCCGGGGCCGCCGTCATCGGCGCGCTCGTCGCGGCCCTGCTGCCGCGCACGATCCGGCAGGTCGACGCGCCCGCCGCCGCGGACGCCGTGGTGCTCACGCACTGACGCGCAGAACCCTCAGGTGCCGTCACCCCGCGCCGATCGGAGCGGGGTGACGGCCGCGCGCCCGTACCCCAAGACCAAGATCCCCGCCCGGGGCACGCTGCACGCCCTGCAGCGGCTCACCGCCGGCTACACGCCGGCGCTGAACCGCCAGGTCGTGGCGGCGGGTGGCTTCGCGCGCTGGTTCGACCGCCAGCTCGCCGGTGCGTACGACGACCGCTGGGCCACCCAGACCGCCGCCTGGTGGCCCTCGATCGACGCCACCCGGCGCAGGTCTGGCAGCGCCACGAGTCCGGCGTCGAGGAGCTGTGGCGTGCGGACGCGAACTACCAGTGCTGGTCCCTGGTCCGCCGGTTCGGCTCGCAGCGCCAGGTGCTGGAGACGATGGCCGACTTCTGGGAGCACCACCTGCACGTGCCGGCCAGCGGCGAGGTCGGGCCGTTCCGGGCGTCGTACGGGCGCACCATCCGGGCCCGGGCGCTGGGCCGCTTCGCCGACCTGCTGCAGGCCGCGGTGACGCACCCGGCGATGGCGGTCTACCTGACCAACGCGAACTCCTCGAAGCGCGCGCCCAACGAGAACCTCGGCCGCGAGCTGCTGGAGCTGCACACCGTCGGCCGCGGCCAGTACGGTGAGGACGACGTCAAGGCGTCCGCCCGGATCCTCACCGGCTGGCGGATCGGCCTGTGGCGCGACTGGGCGGTCTCCTACGACCCCGCGCACCACTGGACCGGGCCGGTCACGGTGATGGGCTTCTCGCACGCCAACGCGGCGGCGGACGGGCGGCCGGTGGTGACGGCGTACCTGAATTACCTGGCCCGGCACCCCGCGACCGCGCGGCGGATCGCGGCCAAGATGGCCCGGCGGTTCGTCTCGGACAACCCGCCGGCGGCCCTGGTGAGCCGGCTGGCCGGTGTCTACCTCAAGAACGACACGGCGATCGTGCCCGTGCTGCGGGCGCTCGTGGCCTCGCCCGAGTTCGCGGCGGCGCGCAACGCCAAGGTGCGCACCCCGGCCGAGGACGTCGTCGCGACCTGGCGGGCGCTCGACGTACGGCTGACGGCGCGACCGCGCAACGGCGACGACGAGGTCGCCGCCAACGTGGTGCTCTGGCAGACCTCGTCGCTGGGGCTCACGCCGTTCGGCTGGCAGCGTCCCGACGGCCGTCCGGACGACGCCGCGGCGTGGTCGTCGACCTCGCGCTTCCTCGCCTCGGTCGACGTGCACTACTCGCTGTCGGGCGGGTGGTGGCCGAAGCGGGGGATGACCTACCGCACGCCCGCGTCGTGGCTGCCGGCCAAGAAGGTCCGCTTCGACCAGCTCGTCGACCACCTCGCCCGCAACCTGCACGGGCAGCGCGCGACGCCGCTGCTGCTGCGCGTGGCGTGCGAGGCGACCGGCTGCCGGCCGGCCGAGGCGATCACCCGCAAGCACCAGCTGGTGCGCTGGGAGATGCCCCGGCTGCTCACCGTCCTGCTCGACA encodes the following:
- a CDS encoding class I adenylate-forming enzyme family protein, producing the protein MSALARIPFDRAAQDPTGACLRDGERSLDNAAFADAVRRLAHRFAGLGVAPGDLVAVMLPNCAEIVTTQFAAWYGGSALTPINPVLTDDEARYQLEDSAAAVLVGDERARDLAASLGIAWVDAATVHAPATASATDDGAAGPVAQPGDFALVIYTSGTTGRPKGVLLDHANLDAMSASLVEHFALSPADTSLLVLPLFHANGLIASVLSPLRAGGDVVVAPRFSPDTFWGLVETHRPTYFSAVPTIYAVLDARTAWTHDTSSLRFAVCGAAPMPAELITRFEERFGIPVVEGYGLSEGSVASTINPVDGVRKPGTVGIALPGQEVAVVSAAGDPLPPGQRGEVVIRGANVMRGYLGRPEETARTVRDGWLHTGDVGIVDEDGYLRIVDRIKDLIIRGGENIYPKEIEECLYGHPAVLEAAVVGRPDPVLGEVPVAYVATRPGRTASADELLAHCAASLARYKVPARVEVLAELPKNSVGKLVKGLLRELDLPHCGHG
- a CDS encoding DUF3556 domain-containing protein; translation: MPFLTPDVPPVEPAEFLTRPRQERIRVLATFWSEYGFGTPKMVHTIYIVKLLVLYIGGGVALATLTSDVGGPLDVGQWWDQPVIYQKLVLWTVFLELFGIGGTWGPLAAHFKPMTGGISYWARPDTIRLPPWPGKVPLTSGDNRTPFDVLLYLACLGSLLYAAFAGPATIDGIPFAMVDPVLMLVPAVLLVLCGLRDKTLFLAARGEQYLPILLVSSAVGSILTFTDFIVAAKLIIVIVWVGAAISKMNPHFENVVPPMVSNAPFTPKWVKRAHYRSLPGDLKPSKVAWFMAHVLGTTAELVVPLVLLFSTSWPLTLLAVGAMVLFHLFITQTFPLAVPLEWNILFAYIAVFLFAGHFAGDGYAITDLSEPWLLPVLVVALFFFPVLGNLRPDLVSFLPSMRQYAGNWASATWAFKPGAEAKLNQLKKPAKNQIDQLVDGMGYDPDVAEMTMQMTLSWRSMHSQGRGLFSVLQNYLGDEYETYSLREAEFCCNAVIGWNFGDGHLHDDQLINAIQRRIGFEPGEFVVVWVESQPIHKPTQAYFVMDAALGVVERGTWRVRDCVDAQPWLPDGPVPTDVTWRHPQYHPALGSPEVTA
- a CDS encoding MFS transporter, with protein sequence MVTAHDSALPPSAAPGAPGAPEQWTPRLVFSLVSIVLLLEMLTISYLMIAMALPTITTHYQTSQGAWLLTAFLLLGAVAAPLVGRLADLHGKRRMLLVCVAGSALGSLLSAVATSYGVLIAGRALSGLLVPCLFLSYSLIRDVFPARTVALAVSVATSGMGLVAIPAPFLTGWLIDDHGFRSIFWFSLIGLVVLGAMIAVSTDESPVRSRARLDLLGAVLLGGGIAGILVAVSFGPTWGWTSGRTLGYLVAGVVLVAAWLLSARTITEPLIDIDVLRRRPVLLTTISAGFVYGSSALFTMLLPMIAMTPAVLGLGYGFGLTAEGFAVFQAPIGAMVMVGGLVVGLLVGRRMRPQPLLVAGLLIMAAGFAAVGVAHDGKGLLIVLAGVFGFGQGLGYAAIPNLLIAAVPPQLQASTASIVGVFQSAFPAILPVVVFAVLNNSYVAPLPPEMTGGAVLYTNDGYLVAFSISAGAAVIGALVAALLPRTIRQVDAPAAADAVVLTH
- a CDS encoding carboxymuconolactone decarboxylase family protein gives rise to the protein MTANERRAPWRAPDELDAGRRALYDAIVGGDRGRDPAFALTDADGRLEGPFDAMLLAPESGAAVQELGAALRYRTSLSGREREIAILAVAHAHRSDFEVWAHERVARRSGLSEAELADLRAGRAAGTFGAEEAQVHAVVTALVATRDLDDATFRAGEAALGSARLAELVTLVGYYEMLALSLRVWRVPLPETPDV